One window from the genome of Flavobacterium agricola encodes:
- a CDS encoding DUF4199 family protein has translation MKSVMDNQEIYDPVKVKQIVQKNGVFYGLIMGGISVLICLGIYLIDYRLFLNPYIGIVELAIYAILGIMVVWTTRQKLGNAIIFKDAFTTYFIAGAIGSTISVIFYIIIFNVVAPEIQGPLKEMSLEYSLKMANSLNLTQEQIDAMIIEARSANPYTVGEYISGLAVKLIGHAMYGAFLGLIFRNRQTI, from the coding sequence ATGAAATCTGTTATGGATAATCAAGAAATTTACGACCCTGTTAAAGTTAAGCAAATTGTGCAAAAAAATGGTGTTTTTTACGGCCTTATTATGGGTGGTATAAGCGTACTAATTTGTTTAGGTATTTATTTAATTGATTATCGTTTATTTTTAAACCCATATATAGGTATTGTAGAACTTGCTATATATGCTATTTTGGGTATTATGGTAGTTTGGACTACACGCCAAAAATTAGGCAATGCTATTATTTTTAAAGATGCCTTTACTACTTATTTTATTGCAGGTGCCATTGGTAGTACAATTAGCGTTATTTTTTACATTATAATTTTTAACGTAGTTGCTCCAGAAATTCAAGGCCCGCTAAAAGAAATGTCGTTAGAATACAGCTTAAAAATGGCAAACAGCCTAAATTTAACACAAGAACAAATTGATGCAATGATTATAGAGGCCCGAAGTGCAAACCCATATACCGTTGGTGAATATATTAGCGGTTTAGCTGTAAAACTTATTGGTCATGCTATGTACGGAGCGTTTTTAGGTTTAATATTTAGAAACCGTCAAACTATTTAA
- a CDS encoding type B 50S ribosomal protein L31 has translation MKKGIHPENYRLVAFKDMSNEDVFITKSTVETKETIEVDGVEYPVFKMEISRTSHPFYTGKHKLIDTAGRIDKFKTKYAKFNK, from the coding sequence ATGAAAAAAGGTATTCACCCAGAAAATTACAGATTAGTAGCGTTTAAAGATATGTCTAATGAGGACGTATTCATCACAAAATCAACAGTTGAAACTAAAGAAACTATTGAGGTTGATGGTGTTGAGTATCCAGTATTTAAAATGGAGATTTCTCGTACTTCTCACCCATTCTATACAGGTAAACACAAACTTATCGATACAGCTGGTCGTATTGATAAATTCAAAACTAAATACGCTAAATTCAACAAATAA
- a CDS encoding GlmU family protein — protein MNYILFDGAVRNALLPFTFTRPVADIRIGILTIREKWENYLGTTTTTITEEYLADKYPMVELEQNVMINAAYCPNPELVALVRELQPMQAVVQGDDIIAFYSEISQDEVDFEAYDLIEYEGNAITVEHTWDIFQKNEQAIREDFELLTTDRESEPIPSTVNAIAPENIFIEEGAKMAFVTLNAATGPIYIGKDAEIMEGSVIRGPFALGDHAQVKLATKIYGATTVGPHCRVGGEVNNSVMFAYSNKGHDGFLGNSVLGEWCNIGADSNNSNLKNNYENVKLWDYETERFVNTGLQFCGLMMADHAKCGINTMFNTGTVVGVSANIFGAGFPRNYIPNFTWGGAQGTQVYLTKKAFETAKIVMARRDIEFTEQDAAILQHVFNETKEWQK, from the coding sequence ATGAACTATATTTTGTTTGATGGCGCTGTGCGTAATGCCTTATTACCCTTTACATTTACACGACCGGTTGCTGATATTCGTATCGGAATTTTAACCATTCGAGAAAAATGGGAAAATTATTTGGGTACTACAACGACCACCATTACTGAAGAATATTTAGCGGATAAATATCCGATGGTTGAGTTAGAGCAAAACGTAATGATTAATGCAGCGTATTGCCCAAACCCAGAATTGGTTGCCTTAGTACGTGAGCTACAACCTATGCAAGCTGTGGTTCAAGGAGATGATATTATTGCTTTTTATAGTGAAATATCACAAGATGAGGTTGATTTTGAAGCATACGATTTAATTGAATACGAAGGAAACGCTATTACGGTTGAGCATACGTGGGATATTTTTCAGAAAAACGAGCAAGCCATCCGTGAAGATTTCGAATTGTTAACTACCGATCGTGAATCAGAACCCATTCCGAGCACTGTAAATGCAATTGCTCCCGAAAATATTTTTATTGAAGAAGGCGCTAAAATGGCATTTGTAACTTTAAACGCAGCTACCGGACCTATATATATTGGCAAAGATGCCGAAATTATGGAAGGTTCTGTAATTCGTGGGCCGTTTGCTTTAGGCGATCATGCACAAGTAAAACTAGCTACAAAAATATACGGTGCAACAACCGTTGGTCCACATTGCCGTGTTGGGGGCGAAGTGAATAATTCGGTTATGTTTGCATATTCAAACAAAGGGCACGACGGATTTTTAGGTAATTCTGTTTTAGGAGAATGGTGTAATATAGGGGCAGATAGCAACAATTCTAATCTTAAAAACAATTACGAAAATGTAAAGCTTTGGGATTATGAAACCGAACGTTTTGTAAACACGGGTTTACAATTTTGTGGATTGATGATGGCCGATCATGCCAAATGTGGAATTAATACCATGTTTAACACCGGAACCGTTGTTGGCGTATCTGCTAATATTTTTGGAGCAGGATTTCCGCGCAATTACATTCCTAACTTTACCTGGGGCGGAGCACAAGGAACTCAGGTTTACTTAACCAAAAAAGCTTTTGAAACTGCAAAAATAGTTATGGCTCGCCGTGATATTGAATTTACAGAACAAGATGCCGCAATTTTGCAACACGTTTTTAATGAAACTAAAGAATGGCAAAAATAA
- a CDS encoding acyltransferase family protein — MQFRNDIQGLRALAFLSVFIFHLNLNWLPGGFLGVDLFFVLSGYLMTSITISDIDKDRFTFVNFYRKRMKRILPAYYIMLLVVCFFGITSLLYIDLNAFFRSLKYSMLFVSNLIFSEGNSYFGAKLSENPFLHTWSLSLEMQFYFILPLIIYFFKRQLKIIFVILILLFTLYSSYNIYILDNKSLMYFSLGARIPEFLIGSLYAILFTKKLDLGTYKNNLFAILSLLIFLICIFLMNEDSNFPGVLVLIPCIAISNLLVLKENIISKFLSNKVLVVVGTYSYSLYLWHWPIMAFIRYKNNSYDLSGLEIFLTVFLTLTLSWLSYKFIESYAKSFSDLKTILCFGTLFVGIFIISFKFKDIKSINVIDKLYCEPYFGEKSHYNGFVEKFGNSKLNDKIVLLGDSHALMLKPFFDTLGKRNGFSLKSLTNDSFLAFPNVKKEDIIDKSLYGLYDKSRANVSKIETLVQDNELIIINVIDFKRYPSYKKAIDSLANTIRPNQKILLINTFPLIDKNPIRENRGIINKGLSKIKKIENQENFDFIKKLDDTHDNLYFYDLSKSSIFITPGYINDTVAYYDDKHINTYGSYKLAEDLETDFMLFFNKIRNKEPKKQ; from the coding sequence ATGCAATTTAGAAATGACATTCAAGGCTTACGTGCTTTAGCTTTTTTATCAGTATTTATTTTCCACTTAAATTTAAACTGGCTCCCAGGTGGATTTTTAGGAGTAGATTTATTTTTTGTTTTATCTGGATATTTAATGACATCAATTACAATATCAGACATTGATAAAGATAGATTTACTTTCGTCAATTTTTACCGTAAACGTATGAAGAGAATATTACCTGCCTATTATATTATGTTATTGGTGGTGTGTTTTTTCGGTATAACTTCACTATTATATATTGATTTAAATGCCTTTTTTAGATCATTAAAATATTCAATGTTATTTGTCTCTAACTTAATATTTTCGGAAGGAAATTCATATTTTGGAGCAAAATTAAGCGAGAATCCATTTCTTCATACTTGGTCTTTGTCTTTAGAAATGCAATTTTATTTTATTTTACCTTTAATTATTTATTTTTTTAAAAGGCAATTAAAAATAATTTTTGTTATTCTAATCTTACTATTTACACTATATAGTTCATATAATATCTATATTTTAGATAATAAATCCCTAATGTACTTTTCATTAGGTGCTAGAATTCCAGAGTTTTTGATAGGTTCATTATATGCAATATTATTTACCAAAAAGCTAGATTTAGGTACCTATAAAAATAATCTTTTTGCTATTTTAAGTTTGCTTATTTTTTTAATATGTATCTTTTTAATGAATGAAGATAGTAACTTTCCTGGAGTACTAGTTTTAATTCCATGCATTGCTATTTCCAATTTATTAGTTTTAAAAGAAAATATTATTTCTAAATTTCTATCTAATAAAGTTCTTGTAGTAGTTGGAACATATTCGTATTCATTATATCTATGGCATTGGCCAATAATGGCATTTATAAGGTATAAAAATAATAGTTATGACTTAAGTGGATTAGAAATTTTTCTGACAGTTTTTCTGACGTTAACTTTATCATGGCTCTCATATAAATTTATAGAAAGTTATGCTAAATCATTTTCAGATTTAAAAACTATATTATGCTTTGGAACATTATTTGTTGGAATTTTTATCATATCGTTTAAATTTAAGGATATCAAAAGTATAAATGTAATTGATAAATTATATTGCGAACCTTATTTTGGAGAAAAATCACATTATAATGGTTTTGTTGAAAAGTTTGGAAATAGTAAGTTAAATGATAAAATTGTTTTATTAGGTGATAGTCATGCTTTAATGTTAAAGCCTTTTTTCGACACCTTAGGTAAACGTAATGGGTTTTCTCTAAAATCTTTAACCAATGATTCTTTTTTAGCATTTCCAAATGTTAAAAAAGAAGACATAATTGATAAAAGTTTATATGGACTTTATGATAAGTCTAGAGCCAATGTTTCCAAGATAGAAACCTTGGTTCAGGATAATGAATTAATAATAATAAATGTAATTGATTTTAAAAGATATCCATCTTATAAAAAGGCAATAGATAGTTTAGCAAATACTATTAGACCTAATCAAAAAATATTATTAATTAACACATTCCCGTTGATTGATAAAAATCCAATCAGAGAAAATAGAGGAATTATAAATAAAGGATTATCTAAAATTAAAAAAATAGAGAATCAAGAAAACTTTGATTTTATTAAAAAGTTAGACGATACACATGATAACTTATATTTTTATGATTTATCAAAAAGTAGTATTTTCATTACTCCTGGCTATATTAATGATACAGTCGCTTATTATGATGATAAACATATAAATACTTACGGATCTTACAAATTAGCTGAAGATTTAGAAACTGATTTTATGCTTTTTTTTAATAAAATCCGAAATAAAGAACCAAAAAAGCAATGA